GGCGCATCTTGTTTCGCGGCTTTTTCGAGCAAGGCGGCCACGACGCGTTCGATGCCCCCCGAGGGCGAGTAGTGTAGAATCGGCGGATGGCGTTGCTCTTCTCCATCGCTGTAGGTGATATCGAATCGCTCGGCGCTCTCGACGTCGATTTGCACCGTCGGGTTCTCGATGGGGCGGCCGAGTCCGTCGATGGCGGCGAAGTCGATTTTCGCAGACCAGTAGTGGTGGCGCTCTGGGAGGATTTCGAGTAAAACTGGCACGTCGAGGTCCGAAACGAGCGATTCTATCCAGCCTTCGTTGTCGTCGTGGAAGTTTTGGGTCACGCGGAGTGCGGGAACGTACTTGACGCCGAGATCGTCGCTCGTCTGCATCGAGAGCTTCGCTTGGCGTTCCAGTTCCTCGCGGGCCTGCGCGATGTCCTCCGTCGCGGTGTGCATGTCCGGCATCGTGAACGCCCGCTGGCGCTTGAGGCCCATCACCTCGCCCTTCTGCTCGCGGCGGAACGAGTAGGTGGACATCTCGTAAATCCTGAGCGGCAAGTCGTTCACCGAGATGTGCATGTCCCGCATGATGGAGAACTGGCCGAAACAGGCCGCGAACCGGAGCATCATCCGGCGGTCGCCCGAGTCGAAGCGGTACTGGCGCTCGCCGAACTTCTCGCTGTGTTCCCGAACCGCTCTGACTCCGAGGTCGTACATGATGGGCGTCTCGACGGGCATCCCGCCGTACTCGACCACGAGGTCGTTGACGTACTCCATCAAGCAGTCCCGGACGAGTTTCCCGCGGGGGTACCACCGCAGGTTCCCCACGTCGCTGAGTTGGTCGTAGCCGACGAGTTCCTTCTCCGCCATCAGTTCGACGTGCGGCGGTTCTTCGCCCTTGATCGCGGTTTCGCCCTCTACTTCGTCGGCGATGAACGCCCGCAGGTCCTCGCTCACCTCTGGCTTGGCGTCGAGAGGGTCTTTCCGGGTACCATCGGGGAAGAGAACCTGCCAGTCGCTCGGCGCGGGTGATTCGGCTTCTCCTTCCTCCTCGCGTTCGGGCGTGACGTGCCGCGAGAGTTCCGAGAGCGGATGGCCCTTGCAGGACACCTCGAAGGCTTTGTACCACCCGAACGGCGCGCGGAGGACTTCGAACTCCGATTCGAGCGCACTTTCGAGATTCCGGAGGACGGTCTTCGCGCTGTCGGGGCCGGCGAGGTCTTCGCTCAGGTGCGCGTACGGGTAGAGGACGACGTTCCGGGTGTTGAGTTGGTCGGCCACGTCCCGCAGTTCGTCGGTAGCGTTCTCCACCACGGCGTCGAGGTCCGACTCGTCCTCGCGCTCGACGCTGACGAAGACGGTGACGCAGTCTTCCATCCGACCCTCCATCGGGACGCCCTCGGTCTCGGCGAGGTCCTCACCCGCCTCCGTGGTCGTCTCGAATTCGAGGTAGTCGGAGTGGATGAACAACAATCGCATACGAGGTAGGGCGGTGGCGGCGGGCAAAAGCGTGCCGGGAGTGTGAGACCACCTTTTTTCTCGTCGGGTGGCTGTGCGCGCTTCGCGCGCTTTGCCACCTCTCCTCCAAAAAATCTGGACCAAAAAACCGACGCAGAAAAATCTGGGCGCAATGCGCCCAGATTTACTGCGTCTCTGTACGTTAGTGCGATTTCCGCACAGCACCGCACGGGCCACATCCCTCCCCACCCGACTGCGTTTCTCGGTACGAAAGACGCGACTCGTCGCGTCTTTCGGGCCTGCGATACTCATCCCTCGCGCGGACTGGTCGCATCACGAGGATGCGACCGCGCGCCGGTTCCTCGTCGAAATTCACGACACTGACAATGTTCAATCCGCACTTAACAATCTCGCTCAAGTCAATTCCGAAGCAGAACGTCTAGCCAAAACGTATAATTGCAACACCAAACGGCTTTGTAGCGCGAGTCCGTATGCAAATCCATAGCATGCGCTCATCGGTGACGACGCAGTCTGCCGGTTCGGGAGTCGAAACCCCCGGTAGCAAAGAACTTATCCCGCGTGGGCGCGCACCGACAACCAATCCCCGTATCCCCTAATCATGAACGAAGTTCAACTAGAGGTGGCCAAGGCGTACCCGAACGACTCGGGACGCGGTATCGCACGCCTCGACCCCGACACGTTGCTTCATCTGAAGCTCAGTCCGGGCGACATCATCGAGATAGAAGGCAGTGACACGACCGCCGCGAAGGTGTGGCGCGCAGACCGCCAAGACTGGAACACCGACACGGTCCGCATCGACGGCTTCACGCGCCAGAACGCCGACGTGGGCATCGGCGAGCGCGTCGAAATCCGGAAGGCAGAGGCCGAGAAGGCAGACAAACTAGTCCTCGCGCCACCGGAGGAAGCAAGCGTCCAGTTCGGTTCGGACGCCGCGGGCATGGTCAAACGCCAGATTCTCAAGCGCCCCGTGGTCGAGCGCGACATCGTGCCGGTGATGTCCAGCACGAACCACCCGTTCATGCGCTCGCCGGGACAGGCGATTCCGCTCATCGCAGTCGAGACCGAACCGGAAGGCGTCTGTCTCATCACCGAGGACACCGAAGTCGAACTGCGCGAAGAGCCGATTTCGGGCTACGAGAAGACCGGCGGCGGCATCACCTACGAGGACATCGGCGGTCTCGAAAGCGAGATTCAGCGCGTCCGCGAGATGGTCGAGTTGCCGATGAAGCATCCCCAGATTTTCAAGAAACTGGGTATCGAACCGCCGCAAGGGGTTCTGCTTCACGGCCCGCCCGGTACGGGTAAGACCTTGCTCGCCAAGGCAGTCGCCAACGAAACTTCTGCCAGTTTCTTCTCTATCGCTGGCCCGGAGATTATCTCGAAGTACTACGGCGAGTCCGAACAACAGCTCAGAGAAATCTTCGAAGACGCGACCGAAGAGTCGCCCTCCATCATCTTCATCGACGAACTGGACTCCATCGCGCCCAAGCGTGAGGACGTGACCGGCGAAGTCGAACGCCGCGTCGTCGCCCAGTTGCTGACGATGATGGACGGCCTCGAATCGCGCGGGCAGGTCATCGTCATCGCGGCGACGAACCGCGTCGATTCGGTGGACCCCGCGCTCCGGCGTCCCGGCCGCTTCGACCGCGAAATCGAAATCGGCGTCCCCGACGAGAAGGGCCGCGAGGAGATTCTCCAGATTCACACCCGTGGCATGCCGCTGTCGGACGACGTGGCGCTCGACTCGCTGGCAAACGACACCCACGGCTTCGTCGGTGCCGACATCGAGAGCCTGACGAAGGAAGCCGCGATGAAGGCATTGCGGCGTTACCTCCCGGAAATCGACTTGGACGAGGAGGACATCCCGCCGAGCCTCATCGACCGGATGATAGTCAAGCGCCAGGACTTCAACGGCGCGCTCAACGAGGTCGAACCCTCCGCGATGCGGGAGGTCTTGGTCGAGTTACCAAAGATTTCGTGGGACGACGTGGGCGGTCTCGAACAGGCCCAACAGGAGGTCAAAGAGAGCGTCGAGTGGCCGCTGTCTGACCCTCAGAAGTTCAAGCGGATGGGTATCAACCCACCGAGCGGCGTCCTGCTCTACGGCCCGCCCGGCACGGGGAAGACCCTGATGGCGAAAGCCGTCGCCAACGAGACGAACGCCAACTTCATCTCGGTCAGAGGCCCGCAACTCCTCAGCAAGTGGGTCGGCGAGTCCGAGAAGGCCATCCGCCAGACGTTCCGCAAGGCGCGACAGGTCTCCCCGACCGTCATCTTCTTCGACGAGTTGGACAGCCTCGCGCCCTCGCGGAGTCAGGAAGTCGGCTCCAACGTCAGCGAGCGCGTGGTCAACCAACTCCTGACGGAACTCGACGGCCTAGAAGAGAAGGGCGACGTGATGGTCATCGGCGCGACCAACCGCCCGGACATGATAGACCCCGCACTGATTCGCTCGGGTCGCTTCGACCGACTGGTCATGATCGGCCAACCTGACGAAGAAGGCCGCGAGCAGATCCTGAAGATTCATACCGACGACACGCCGCTCTCGGCGGACGTGAGCCTCCGCGAACTCGCCGAGATCTCGGACGGCTACGTCGGCAGCGACCTCGAATCCATCGCCCGCGAGGCGGCAATCGAGGCGCTCCGCGAAGACGACGAAGCCACGGAAGTCGAGATGCGTCACTTCCGCTCGGCGATGGAGAACGTCCGGCCGACGATTACGGAAGACCTGCTCGACTACTACGAGCAAATCGAGGAAGACTTCAAGGGCGGCGGCTCCGAACCTCAGCAGGGTCGGCGCGGCGGTCGGATTGGCTTCCAATGAAACTTTTGCTGCGGTCGTGAGCGCCGAAGGCGCTCACTCCCTGGCAAAACTTTCATGAAAATCACGTCGTCACCCTCTCCGTCGCGCCAAAGGCGCTCCTCCGAGGGTTCCTCGGACGCGCTCACTTCGACGGCGCGCTCTGCGCGCCGCCTTCGTTCGCGGTAGAATAACTAGTTTTCCGCCACCACTACAGCACGGCGAACCGCACCGCAACCCCAACCGTACAGCGACCGCTACCGCCTCCGCAAACCACCGCTACCGCACGACAGTGACGGGGATTGGCGAGCGCCGGACCACCTTCTCGGCGACGCTACCGAGCAGGATTCGGGACATGCCCGACCGGCCGTGGCTTCCCATCACGATTTGGTCGAAGCCGTGTTCCTCGGCGTACTCCACGATTGTGCGAGACGGTTGGCCGACTTCCGTGGCCGTATCGAACTCGACGCCGTACTCGTCGGCCTCTGCTTGGGCGTCCTCGAACAGTGCTTCCGACTCGTCTTTGGCACCTTCGTACCACTCCTCGGAACCGCCGGGCATCCCGACAGACGTACTGTATCCCGCGTCGGACGGGTCGATGACGTGGAGCAGCGTGAGGTCGTCGTCCGCGAACTCCTCCAACGCGTAGTCGAGCGCGTCGTCAGATTGGGGCGACCCGTCGATAGGAACGAGGATCTGTTTGGTCATACGCGGAGGTAGCACACCAGCTCTTATAAGGATTCAGGGAAATTCGAGGTTGTTTCGAAGGGACGGCCCTGCTCGCGGGTCGTTTCCCCGCTCGATTTTGGAGGTTCTGTCCACTGCGTCCCGAGAACCTCCCTACTCCCGCCCGTGTTTCGTCACGCACTTCGGCAGGCCGACGACTTCGACCGGTTCTGAGTTGTCTGGCGAGTAGACGACCATCTGGCCCTTCTCCATGTAAGGCACCTTCCCCTCAAGTTCCGAGGGGATGTTGACGCTCTTGATGGCGTCCTCGTCGCCCAGATTCAGGACGACTGTCGTGTTCACCTGCTTGAAGACTGGGTCGGCGATGTCCTGTGGGTCCTGCGTGATGAGGAAGAGGCCGAGTCGCTCTTTGCGGCCCTGTTTGGCGGCCTCCGTAAACTTCGAGATGACCTTGCGCGCCTGCACGTTGTCGGCGTCCGTGAGGAAGTTGTGCGCCTCGTCCATCCCGACGACGAGCGGCGTCTCCTTGATGCGGTCGTACGTCGAATTGTTCGACAGTTTCTCGTCCACGAGCAGGGTGGCGAGCGCCAGCACGACCACTTCTGTCGCCCGCGAGTCGTTGATGTGGTACGTCGGCACGACAGTGAGTCCGCCCGCGCGAACGAACTGCTTGATTTGGTCGGTAATCGGCCGGGCGTCTTGGTCGAAGACGCCGCGTGGCATCGATAGCACGCGGCGCTTCACGGCGTCGAAGGTGGCTTCGTGGACGCGCCCGGACTCGTCTAACTCCTCGCGGAGCGCCGGGTCGTCGAGGAACGATTTGAACTGCTCGTACGTCCCCGAGTTTCCGCGTTGGTCGAAGAATCTGCGGAGAAGGAAGGTCAACGCGCCGTACTGGTTGTCGTTCAGACTCGACCCCGCGACGAGCCACGGCTTGCCCCGAACCATCGAAAACGAGATGGTGAACTCGACCTGCTGGGCGCGGTGGTGGTCCGCGCCGTAGGAGCTATCCCCGACTTTCGGGACGAACGCAATGGTGTCCTCGTGGCCCCCGTGGGCGACGCCTTCGCGCTCCCAGCGTCGCTCGTCGTCCGCCCCGACGTCCGGGTTGTCGTCGTGCATCTGGGCGTACTCGTCCTGCGGGTCGAACTGGACGACGGCGGCGCGTCGCTCCGCACCGCCTTCCATCTCGTAGCGCCGTTCCTCACCCAAGAACTGCCGGAGGATGTTCTTCGCGCCGTGGGTCTTCCCCGAGCCAGTGCCACCCGCCACGAGCGTGTGCCGGAAGACGAGCGGGTCGCCGTCGGTGTAGTCGTCTTTGAGTCGATAGTCGATAGTGGGCGGTTTGGCGGCGGTCTTGACCTTCTCGCCACCGACAGCGAGGTGGCCGAGGAACACGCCGTCGCTCGGCATCTTGAGTCCAGTTTTGATCTCTTCCTTGTCGTCGGCCGCGCGAACGACCGCCTTCGGTTTCGGCACCCGGTCGGTCATCCGACGCTTGAGTTCGCCGTCGTCCTCGTACAGCACGGCGACGGGTTCCAGCGTCGCCATGAACTTGTAGTCCCGTTCGTCGATGCCGTCGCTCCGCATCGCCTGTCGGGAGTGAATCTCGGTGGCGTCGTCGGTGTGGAATTCGGGGACGTACTCTAGCGCGGCGATTCGGCAGAACAGTTTCTCGCCGTCGGGGTAGGGCACGAGCAGGTACTTCCCGAGGCGGATGCCGTCGCGGTTGGCGACGGTGACGTACGCTTGGAGGTGCGCTTCTTCCGATTCCTCGCAGATTCGCAGGCCGTCGAGGGCGGTCAGGGTGCCGACGCCGCGGTCGGTGCCGACCGGTTCGGCGTCCATCGAGTCGAATCGGTCGTCGTCGGAGCTACTGGCACCCGACGCGCCGGTTTCGAAGTCACCGACTTCGTTCCTTTCGGTTGTTTCGGAGTCAGGGGATCCGGTCTCAGTGGCGGCCGTCTCAGACCCAGCAGAATCGTTCGGGTCGCCGTCCCCGCCGGAACCGGTGAAATCGCCGAGATCACTCATTGTTTTCGCCCATTGTGAGGGTCCTTTGTCAGTCTTCCTCCTCGCGTTCCGACACCTAAATGGCAAGTTGGCGAGAAGATTCGTCCGATGACCGACCTCGACCACGTCGAGAACGCCGCCGTGAAGGCGTGCCGAGATGGTGGTGCGTACCTTAGAGAGGCGTTTCGGGCAGACGACCGCGACGGCGAGTACACGGCACACGACGTGAAGGCCCGCGCGGACCGGGAGTCCGAGCGACGCATGCTCGACACCGTCCTGGACGCGTTTCCGGACCACCACGTCTACGCCGAGGAGTCGGGCGACCATCCGGGCGACAGTTCCTATCGGTGGATAATCGACCCGCTCGACGGGACGAACAACTTCACCGCTGGAATATCGTCGTTCGCAACCGCCGCGACCGTACTCGAAGACGACGACCCGATACTCGCAGTCACGTACGTTCCGATGCTCGACGACCTCTACGTCGCCCGGCGTGACGAGGGCGTTCGATACGATGGAGAACCGGTGGTCGCAGAGACCGGCCACTCAGTCGAGCAATCGACCGTCGGGTTCGTCATCGGACACGACGTGAAACGAGACGAGAACCGACTGGCTACGTCGAAAGCGATTCGAACCGAACTCGAATCACAGTGCAAACGCGTCGTCGAGAGTTGGTCTCCGTGCGTCCATTGGGGGCTTCTGTCGCGGGGACTCCTCGACGGAATGGTAACATTCTACCCAGACCCCGAAGAACAGCGAGCGGGCGAGTTGTTCGCTACGGAGGCCGACGTCGCCATCGAGTCGTGGGACGAGTGTTTCGTCGGGACGGCAGCGGAGTCATCGTGTCCGGTGCTTCTCGATGCAGTCGAATCGGCACTGTAGTCAGACACTCCCCTTTTACGCGCCCGCGTCGTACCTCGTGCTATGCTACTCATCCGTGGCGAAGCAGGGGGAACCGCGTTGACGGGGACGCTGTACGAGCGTGGGGAGCGCGCGCCACGATTCAAGGGCGCACCCGACGAGGACGCGCCGTACGTCTGGGTCTGCGACG
The sequence above is a segment of the Halorussus halophilus genome. Coding sequences within it:
- a CDS encoding threonine--tRNA ligase; protein product: MRLLFIHSDYLEFETTTEAGEDLAETEGVPMEGRMEDCVTVFVSVEREDESDLDAVVENATDELRDVADQLNTRNVVLYPYAHLSEDLAGPDSAKTVLRNLESALESEFEVLRAPFGWYKAFEVSCKGHPLSELSRHVTPEREEEGEAESPAPSDWQVLFPDGTRKDPLDAKPEVSEDLRAFIADEVEGETAIKGEEPPHVELMAEKELVGYDQLSDVGNLRWYPRGKLVRDCLMEYVNDLVVEYGGMPVETPIMYDLGVRAVREHSEKFGERQYRFDSGDRRMMLRFAACFGQFSIMRDMHISVNDLPLRIYEMSTYSFRREQKGEVMGLKRQRAFTMPDMHTATEDIAQAREELERQAKLSMQTSDDLGVKYVPALRVTQNFHDDNEGWIESLVSDLDVPVLLEILPERHHYWSAKIDFAAIDGLGRPIENPTVQIDVESAERFDITYSDGEEQRHPPILHYSPSGGIERVVAALLEKAAKQDAPRLPTWLSPTQVRFVPVGEEHIEFCDDLVSELELAEIRADVDDRDESVGKRIAKAETDWVPYYAVVGDREIEGETLKVNVRGEDDEREMALDTLQSEIEEDVGELPKKKRYLPKYVSKHPHFTGR
- a CDS encoding CDC48 family AAA ATPase, which codes for MNEVQLEVAKAYPNDSGRGIARLDPDTLLHLKLSPGDIIEIEGSDTTAAKVWRADRQDWNTDTVRIDGFTRQNADVGIGERVEIRKAEAEKADKLVLAPPEEASVQFGSDAAGMVKRQILKRPVVERDIVPVMSSTNHPFMRSPGQAIPLIAVETEPEGVCLITEDTEVELREEPISGYEKTGGGITYEDIGGLESEIQRVREMVELPMKHPQIFKKLGIEPPQGVLLHGPPGTGKTLLAKAVANETSASFFSIAGPEIISKYYGESEQQLREIFEDATEESPSIIFIDELDSIAPKREDVTGEVERRVVAQLLTMMDGLESRGQVIVIAATNRVDSVDPALRRPGRFDREIEIGVPDEKGREEILQIHTRGMPLSDDVALDSLANDTHGFVGADIESLTKEAAMKALRRYLPEIDLDEEDIPPSLIDRMIVKRQDFNGALNEVEPSAMREVLVELPKISWDDVGGLEQAQQEVKESVEWPLSDPQKFKRMGINPPSGVLLYGPPGTGKTLMAKAVANETNANFISVRGPQLLSKWVGESEKAIRQTFRKARQVSPTVIFFDELDSLAPSRSQEVGSNVSERVVNQLLTELDGLEEKGDVMVIGATNRPDMIDPALIRSGRFDRLVMIGQPDEEGREQILKIHTDDTPLSADVSLRELAEISDGYVGSDLESIAREAAIEALREDDEATEVEMRHFRSAMENVRPTITEDLLDYYEQIEEDFKGGGSEPQQGRRGGRIGFQ
- a CDS encoding universal stress protein — translated: MTKQILVPIDGSPQSDDALDYALEEFADDDLTLLHVIDPSDAGYSTSVGMPGGSEEWYEGAKDESEALFEDAQAEADEYGVEFDTATEVGQPSRTIVEYAEEHGFDQIVMGSHGRSGMSRILLGSVAEKVVRRSPIPVTVVR
- a CDS encoding ATP-binding protein translates to MSDLGDFTGSGGDGDPNDSAGSETAATETGSPDSETTERNEVGDFETGASGASSSDDDRFDSMDAEPVGTDRGVGTLTALDGLRICEESEEAHLQAYVTVANRDGIRLGKYLLVPYPDGEKLFCRIAALEYVPEFHTDDATEIHSRQAMRSDGIDERDYKFMATLEPVAVLYEDDGELKRRMTDRVPKPKAVVRAADDKEEIKTGLKMPSDGVFLGHLAVGGEKVKTAAKPPTIDYRLKDDYTDGDPLVFRHTLVAGGTGSGKTHGAKNILRQFLGEERRYEMEGGAERRAAVVQFDPQDEYAQMHDDNPDVGADDERRWEREGVAHGGHEDTIAFVPKVGDSSYGADHHRAQQVEFTISFSMVRGKPWLVAGSSLNDNQYGALTFLLRRFFDQRGNSGTYEQFKSFLDDPALREELDESGRVHEATFDAVKRRVLSMPRGVFDQDARPITDQIKQFVRAGGLTVVPTYHINDSRATEVVVLALATLLVDEKLSNNSTYDRIKETPLVVGMDEAHNFLTDADNVQARKVISKFTEAAKQGRKERLGLFLITQDPQDIADPVFKQVNTTVVLNLGDEDAIKSVNIPSELEGKVPYMEKGQMVVYSPDNSEPVEVVGLPKCVTKHGRE
- a CDS encoding inositol monophosphatase family protein, which codes for MTDLDHVENAAVKACRDGGAYLREAFRADDRDGEYTAHDVKARADRESERRMLDTVLDAFPDHHVYAEESGDHPGDSSYRWIIDPLDGTNNFTAGISSFATAATVLEDDDPILAVTYVPMLDDLYVARRDEGVRYDGEPVVAETGHSVEQSTVGFVIGHDVKRDENRLATSKAIRTELESQCKRVVESWSPCVHWGLLSRGLLDGMVTFYPDPEEQRAGELFATEADVAIESWDECFVGTAAESSCPVLLDAVESAL